A genomic segment from Neodiprion lecontei isolate iyNeoLeco1 chromosome 1, iyNeoLeco1.1, whole genome shotgun sequence encodes:
- the LOC107224890 gene encoding IQ and AAA domain-containing protein 1-like, whose amino-acid sequence MSHQFYSELWLATREDVEKLLRTDQDGLQQEKKGGKSKDKISGQLVTMYIRYRELIRRLALCHDQVCQYQKRELITQVLNCAIGRMLEYKRQLVLYQNTESVYADDVLIPLKLTPDDIGWRKPSYFVTDRQSHLDARKKYINDLIRQKLASAAPQDSRRNSTVIPSRSESEGKMSRKASRLSPRVTEGEIEVNLNLPIRVESPEEAAARIAREELNSAILLIQSHDRARKARIVGAELKRTSDYKKKLANGELVEVKHDKRTKVKAVVTMQKWWRSYATRIHLKERTDRLEAVLGMSIPSWKPHQVFDRDAENFKRIQSMQPVYAAATLAATYAENARLHQIRGPGLMEDITDEVKEWFLLWYNELGFFDAYPSALAGGSILIATGQTRTPEEYHMEQMRKAEEAKKGKGKAAAAAKAKPKVKQRGDKMEEPNTLKGLREANDNFLANWSLRDETGNPHQREYLDLITDKLSYELQLEIREVVDELMRLELATLEAALAKDEAESDGGAKGQKDQKHNKGTNNKKKNKDKAKGTGKAGKKKEQGPTPTIEELFTELVNTGIIREYPDVKMSDWKGDVSYQNTEALREFREPRNCLGDVVQPIMEYCVLPVGSKEIHQVAPLVRSVSIVGLPRSGKSFLVNAICNEIGALLFDLSPKTVAQSYRTKKDLEMLVGSINKVARAYAPSLLFVDAGHQPWWKKVPPEEKQNNPKLLAGPLTKLVKGIRPGDQILFLTTTDQPQKAGKGFMKLHDKFILIPLPDYNTLYLIYKELLMRYHGVDRNFDCSSLASFSVGLPLEEIRNAVENVLTVERRISLKKRTLQPQEIIQYLISNRVQTGTKEYEKLLKWEKKTPLGKRHSKVEAEERAALGGKKMQKVQERQK is encoded by the exons ATGTCTCATCAATTTTACTCCGAGTTATGGCTCGCGACGAGGGAAGATGTGGAGAAACTTTTACGGACGGATCAGGATGGACTGCAGCAGGAAAAGAAAGGGGGGAAATCGAAAGATAAAATCTCGGGTCAGCTGGTTACGATGTACATCAG ATATAGGGAATTAATTCGTCGCCTAGCTCTATGTCACGATCAAGTTTGTCAGTACCAGAAACGCGAGCTGATAACGCAGGTGCTTAATTGTGCCATTGGACGAATGTTGGAGTATAAACGACAGTTGGTCCTCTACCAGAATACGGAATCAGT CTACGCTGACGATGTTCTGATACCGCTGAAACTCACTCCGGACGACATTGGTTGGCGAAAACCATCCTACTTTGTTACGGACCGACAATCTCATCTCGACGCTCGCAAGAAATATATAAATGACCTGATCCGGCAG AAACTGGCGTCTGCAGCCCCGCAAGATTCGCGGCGAAATTCAACCGTTATCCCGAGCCGGAGCGAATCGGAAGGGAAAATGTCGCGAAAAGCTTCGCGGCTATCTCCGCGTGTGACTGAGGGGGAAATCGAGGTGAACTTGAATCTTCCGATACGGGTAGAAAGCCCGGAAGAAGCTGCGGCGAGGATCGCCCGTGAGGAGCTAAATTCGGCCATTCTGCTGATCCAGTCCCATGACCGGGCCAGGAAGGCCAGAATCGTCGGGGCCGAAT taAAGAGAACGAGCGATTACAAGAAGAAGCTTGCCAACGGTGAATTGGTGGAAGTGAAACACGACAAGAGAACCAAGGTCAAAGCGGTCGTCACGATGCAGAAATGGTGGCGAAGCTACGCGACGCGAATCCACCTTAAGGAAAGGACCGACCGCCTCGAGGCGGTCCTTGGCATGTCCATTCCCAGCTGGAAACCTCATCAAGTATTTGACCGGGACGCTGAAAACTTTAAACGAATACAATCGATGCAACCGGTATACGCCGCAGCCACTCTTGCGGCCACTTACGCCGAGAACGCCAGG TTGCACCAAATTCGGGGACCAGGACTGATGGAGGACATAACCGACGAAGTCAAGGAATGGTTTCTGCTCTGGTACAACGAGCTAGGATTTTTCGACGCTTATCCTTCGGCCCTAGCAGGAGGCAGTATCCTAATAGCAACAGGGCAGACCCGCACCCCGGAGGAATATCATATGGAACAGATGAGGAAGGCGGAAGAAGCAAAGAAGGGAAAGGGAAAAGCTGCGGCTGCAGCCAAGGCGAAGCCGAAAGTCAAGCAACGCGGCGATAAAATGGAGGAGCCGAATACCCTCAAAGGCCTGAGGGAGGCGAACGACAACTTTCTCGCAAATTGGAGCCTCCGGGATGAAACCGGGAACCCCCATCAGCGTGAATACCTTGACCTCATCACTGACAAACTGTCCTACGAACTCCAGCTCGAGATAAGGGAAGTCGTCGACGAACTCATGCGCCTCGAACTCGCCACCCTTGAAGCCGCCCTCGCGAAGGACGAGGCCGAAAGCGACGGGGGCGCGAAGGGACAAAAAGATCAGAAAC ATAACAAAGGGACgaacaataaaaagaaaaacaaagacaaGGCGAAGGGCACGGGTAAAGCGGGCAAGAAAAAGGAACAGGGACCGACTCCAACGATTGAGGAACTCTTCACCGAGCTGGTGAACACCGGGATAATCCGCGAATATCCGGATGTTAAAATGAGCGATTGGAAGGGCGACGTGTCCTACCAGAACACGGAGGCTCTTAGGGAATTCAGAGAGCCCAGAAACTGTCTGGGCGACGTGGTCCAGCCGATAATGGAGTACTGCGTGCTCCCGGTTGGCTCGAAGGAGATACACCAGGTCGCTCCTTTAGTCCGCTCCGTTTCTATAGTCGGACTTCCCCGCTCGGGCAAGTCTTTTCTGGTAAACGCGATTTGCAATGAAATCGGCGCCCTGCTTTTCGACCTTTCCCCGAAAACGGTCGCGCAGAGCTACCGGACGAAAAAGGACCTGGAGATGCTCGTCGGTTCCATCAACAAGGTTGCTCGCGCCTATGCGCCCTCTCTCCTCTTCGTCGACGCCGGACACCAGCCGTGGTGGAAGAAAGtaccccccgaggaaaagcaAAATAATCCGAAACTTCTCGCTGGACCGTTGACCAAACTCGTCAAGGGAATCCGCCCCGGGGATCAA atCCTATTTCTCACGACAACGGACCAACCGCAAAAAGCCGGAAAAGGGTTCATGAAGCTCCACGACAAGTTCATCCTCATACCGCTCCCCGATTACAACACGTTGTACCTCATCTACAAAGAGTTGCTGATGCGGTATCACGGGGTGGACAGAAACTTTGACTGCTCGAGTCTAGCCAGCTTCTCGGTCGGACTTCCGCTGGAGGAAATTCGCAATGCGGTAGAGAACGTCCTGACCGTCGAGCGCCGAATTAGCCTGAAGAAGCGAACCCTTCAGCCCCAGGAGATCATACAGTATCTGATCTCCAACCGGGTTCAGACTGGGACGAAGGAGTACGAGAAGTTGCTTAAATGGGAGAAGAAAACTCCCCTCGGTAAGCGACATTCGAAAGTTGAAGCCGAGGAGAGGGCAGCTCTTGGCGGCAAGAAGATGCAGAAGGTGCAGGAGAGGCAAAAGTAG
- the LOC107224891 gene encoding slit homolog 3 protein gives MPALMPGNRVLVQVLICVLLTASRIASEDSRSSGVIIENEWKCPNITKHPSVECSCDFPHTLRCTGDKNALQVIGKRLRLFPAGTISLLDITVSEISILPARFLDGVPLHGLVVSTGELRRVNENAFVALARSIQALGLPNNLFETVPSLALRPLIGLERLDLSHNKLTTLEADSFAGLTNLTYLDLNDNLLSQLSPQAFPSFGSLRSLRMRGNQLSVSALSALRGLQNLEELDLSGNRLIGLATPNLLPRMPTLRFLTLSGNQLDTVLRGALQGLPNLTCLSLSNNHIDVLQDHAFRNLSTLTKLELANNRIVAVSSASLAHLEKLTSLDLTHNFLRSLTADLILPLKNLQELHLDDNDISMVASDVLTPNLRLKRLSLADNPLNCDCTLLDFASWLTNSTSLTEEDRASAVCATPPALENGILAQVSPGSLLCGEPIPPFATLAPSLPLIPDTQITLESVYYQESRTINLVWKVEPCSKPYTCDRVIVNEWTGDSEVHLATRPLHCESADMLDPCTLPVTIPASLNLELGHRYRYCVAVIQSGDHVVPVPGCSDILTLERNTALKTPAAAGPRIAGMKTNASDDGFLYVDVNLVGGGPRDPADCDLSLVVFSEESIVRERKLNCTRGYATIADLAQGPYRVCATVVQGTDHTEMQLAPRTRCVDVTVRGVRESARLEIVLFAVIVVACALLVAALWAGRSLLHRTRPTRIQGQCFLPAEEFEITHRARYVKLLTTTKV, from the exons ATGCCTGCCTTGATGCCCGGAAACCGAGTGCTCGTTCAGGTGCTGATCTGCGTTCTGTTGACAGCATCGAGAATCGCTTCGGAGGACTCACGTTCCTCGGGCGTGATAATAGAAAACGAATGGAAGTGTCCCAACATAACGAAACACCCGTCTGTAGAGTGTTCCTGCGATTTTCCCCACACCCTGAGATGCACCGGCGACAAAAATGCTCTGCAG GTGATCGGCAAACGACTGCGCCTTTTCCCAGCCGGGACGATTTCTCTTCTGGACATAACTGTGTCCGAGATATCGATACTTCCGGCCCGATTCCTCGACGGCGTACCTCTGCACGGTCTCGTCGTATCTACCGGCGAACTTCGCCGTGTCAATGAAAACGCATTCGTCGCCTTGGCGCGGTCCATTCAAGCTCTGGGCCTTCCCAACAACCTTTTCGAGACCGTGCCAAGCCTCGCTTTGAGGCCCTTGATCGGCCTTGAGAGGCTCGACCTCTCCCACAACAAACTTACCACTCTCGAGGCGGATTCTTTCGCG GGTTTGACGAATCTGACCTATCTCGACCTGAACGACAACCTACTGTCGCAATTGTCACCCCAAGCATTTCCCAGTTTCGGATCTCTGCGATCGCTCCGGATGCGCGGCAACCAACTGAGTGTCTCTGCCCTCTCAGCCCTCAGGGGACTTCAAAATCTCGAGGAACTCGATCTATCCGGTAACCGACTGATCGGCCTTGCCACGCCCAACCTGCTACCGCGGATGCCCACGCTTCGATTCCTCACTTTATCAGGAAACCAACTCGACACGGTGCTGCGTGGCGCGCTTCAAGGTCTACCAAATCTCACCTGCCTCAGCCTTTCCAATAATCAC ATCGACGTACTGCAGGACCACGCGTTCAGGAACTTGTCGACCTTGACAAAGCTGGAACTGGCCAACAACCGAATAGTAGCGGTGTCAAGCGCTTCGCTCGCGCATCTTGAGAAACTGACGAGCCTCGACCTGACCCATAACTTCCTCCGTTCCCTTACGGCGGACCTGATCCTACCACTGAAGAACCTGCAAGAGCTGCATCTCGACGACAACGACATCAGTATGGTGGCGAGCGATGTGTTGACGCCTAATTTAAGACTGAAGAGACTATCGCTGGCCGACAATCCCCTGAACTGCGACTGCACCCTCCTCGACTTTGCGAGCTGGCTGACAAACTCGACGAGCCTAACCGAGGAGGACAGAGCCTCAGCTGTCTGCGCGACTCCCCCAGCTCTGGAAAACGGGATCCTGGCTCAAGTATCCCCGGGGAGTTTGCTGTGCGGCGAGCCGATACCCCCCTTCGCGACCCTGGCGCCATCGCTCCCCCTGATTCCCGACACCCAGATCACGCTGGAGAGTGTCTACTACCAGGAATCGCGGACGATAAATTTAGTCTGGAAGGTCGAACCCTGTTCTAAACCGTACACCTGCGACAGGGTGATCGTGAACGAGTGGACTGGTGACAGCGAGGTCCACCTCGCGACGCGGCCGCTTCATTGCGAGTCCGCGGACATGCTGGACCCCTGCACTCTTCCCGTCACGATCCCAGCGAGTCTGAACCTCGAGTTGGGTCACAGATACCGCTACTGCGTCGCGGTGATCCAATCGGGAGACCATGTCGTGCCTGTACCGGGATGCAGCGATATCCTCACCCTGGAGCGGAATACTGCGTTGAAGACACCGGCCGCCGCTGGTCCCAGGATCGCAGGGATGAAGACGAACGCTTCCGATGACGGGTTTCTCTACGTCGACGTGAATCTCGTTGGCGGAGGGCCGCGGGACCCGGCCGACTGTGATCTCAGTCTTGTTGTTTTTTCGGAAGAGTCGATCGTTCGAGAGCGGAAGCTCAACTGCACCAGGGGATATGCGACCATCGCCGACCTCGCCCAGGGTCCCTACAGAGTCTGCGCTACGGTAGTTCAGGGCACGGATCACACCGAGATGCAGCTTGCTCCGCGTACCCGGTGCGTCGACGTTACGGTTCGGGGCGTGCGGGAATCCGCTCGCCTCGAAATCGTCCTGTTCGCTGTAATCGTCGTTGCCTGCGCTCTCCTCGTCGCCGCTCTCTGGGCCGGAAGGAGTCTTCTACACCGTACCAGGCCTACACGGATACAGGGCCAGTGCTTCCTGCCCGCTGAGGAATTCGAAATCACGCATAGGGCCCGGTACGTTAAACTCCTCACCACCACCAAGGTCTGA
- the LOC107224846 gene encoding RNA-binding protein 47-like, which translates to MSDVLQSATDGVANISKSDDVTKRLLALIDRCDYQLVQENGQRRLTSASSVPRIKGAEVFLGRLPRDCYEDELVPLLSTIGRVVELRLMMDFSGSTRGYAFALFENQRIARSAIEKLNGYEIRPGHRIGVVKSIDNCRLFLGGVPKDKTRADFMEELGKMLDGITNIYVYPSTEDKALNRGFVFVEFKDHRSAAMARRKLIPGRVMLWNHEVAVDWADPEPGQDVDDEIMETVSALFVRNLNLDTTESEVKNTIQRSTGVPIMKIKKINHFAFLHYETRAQAQRVLDIMRQPGRPLSETSEWELAWAKPIRKSEKLEERLRCAKNGGSKAASHGGSEFSARKIQAANCNEKNLALDDSGKRISVVTTKSTKITDSKPPPSHSYCNAMMNNDMPSGNVVVPCLESCCNPYYRPFLTDRNTVPLRYNVVNYDLCAKALVELAAKEFQANLRYECFADSTKAHYFCKIILERNGYELMNYKGDPAATAEQAFRFTVRAAYESLQSMLIYATEYNN; encoded by the exons ATGAGCGACGTCCTGCAAAGTGCGACCGACGGAGTTGCAAACATCTCGAAGTCCGACGATGTGACCAAGAGATTGCTGGCGCTGATAGATCGATGCGATTATCAGCTCGTGCAGGAGAACGGACAGCGAAGATTGACCAGCGCGAGCTCGGTGCCGCGGATCAAAGGTGCGGAAGTATTCCTGGGCCGGCTTCCGCGGGATTGTTACGAGGACGAATTGGTGCCGCTACTTTCGACGATTGGACGGGTCGTCGAGCTCCGTCTTATGATGGATTTTTCCGGATCGACTCGCGGCTACGCCTTCGCCCTTTTCGAAAACCAACGGATCGCGCGTTCGGCCATCGAGAAATTAAACGGCTACGAAATACGGCCCGGACATCGTATCGGCGTCGTTAAATCGATCGACAACTGCAGGCTCTTCCTCGGCGGTGTTCCCAAGGACAAAACTAGAGCCGATTTCATGGAGGAACTCGGCAAAATGCTCGACGGTATCACCAACATTTACGTCTATCCCTCGACCGAGGACAAGGCGCTTAATCGCGGCTTCGTCTTCGTCGAATTCAAGGATCACAGGTCCGCCGCGATGGCCCGACGGAAACTTATTCCGGGAAGAGTCATGCTTTGGAATCACGAAGTCGCTGTCGATTGGGCTGATCCCGAACCCGGCCAAGACGTCGACGACGAAATCATGGAAACG GTGTCCGCGTTGTTCGTGAGAAACTTGAACCTCGACACTACAGAGTCCGAGGTAAAAAACACGATCCAGCGTTCGACAGGCGTTCCGATAATGAAGATTAAGAAAATCAATCACTTCGCGTTTCTTCACTACGAAACTCGAGCACAAGCTCAACGTGTACTCGATATAATGAGAC AGCCTGGACGTCCCTTGAGCGAAACATCGGAGTGGGAATTAGCTTGGGCAAAGCCGATACGCAAGTCGGAGAAGCTTGAGGAACGGTTGCGTTGTGCGAAGAACGGAGGGAGTAAAGCGGCAAGCCACGGAGGTTCGGaattttcggctcgaaaaATACAGGCTGCGAATTGTAACGAGAAAAACTTGGCCCTCGATGACTCCGGCAAAAGGATATCCGTTGTAACGACCAAGAGTACCAAGATCACCGATTCGAAACCGCCTCCCAGTCACTCGTACTGCAACGCAATGATGAACAACGACATGCCGTCGGGTAACGTAGTCGTCCCGTGCCTCGAGAGCTGCTGCAATCCGTACTATCGGCCTTTTCTTACCGACCGCAACACGGTTCCGCTGCGGTATAACGTCGTAAACTACGATCTCTGTGCGAAAGCCCTGGTCGAACTTGCTGCTAAGGAGTTTCAGGCGAATCTGCGCTACGAGTGTTTTGCCGACTCGACGAAAGCCCATTACTTTTGCAAG ATTATACTCGAAAGAAATGGATACGAATTGATGAACTACAAAGGCGATCCCGCGGCAACGGCAGAACAGGCATTTCGGTTCACGGTGAGAGCTGCCTACGAGTCGCTACAGTCAATGCTGATATATGCGACGGAGTACAATAACTGA